Proteins encoded in a region of the Corynebacterium genitalium ATCC 33030 genome:
- a CDS encoding MerR family transcriptional regulator, whose protein sequence is MTAIRKTQQQAPQQAKKTGNKTMSIGVVIQRLREEFPDVTVSKIRFLEAEGLISPERTESGYRRFTEADIDRLRYILVTQRDNYLPLKVIREQLEAMDSGDVVVVSEQVISSESIGAAKATRLTDKDVAVQAQCEQPFVTKCINAGLIVPDSSGLFSADDVRIVSTAASLAEFGLDGRHLKALRNAAGRQADMVAKVVDPVAKSGKASAKQEADELGQQVASLVVSLNSALVKNELRRGLGA, encoded by the coding sequence GTGACCGCGATCCGGAAAACCCAACAACAGGCACCCCAACAGGCAAAGAAGACGGGGAACAAGACCATGTCCATCGGCGTGGTCATCCAACGCCTGCGCGAAGAATTTCCGGATGTCACTGTGTCGAAGATCCGGTTCCTCGAAGCGGAGGGGCTGATCAGCCCGGAGCGCACAGAGTCGGGGTACCGGCGCTTCACTGAGGCTGATATTGATCGCCTGCGCTACATCTTGGTGACGCAGCGGGATAACTACCTGCCGCTCAAAGTCATTCGCGAGCAGCTTGAAGCCATGGATTCCGGAGACGTCGTCGTGGTCTCTGAGCAGGTCATTTCCTCGGAGAGCATCGGCGCGGCGAAGGCGACGCGCCTGACAGACAAAGACGTGGCCGTGCAGGCTCAGTGCGAGCAGCCCTTCGTAACGAAGTGCATCAATGCTGGATTGATTGTCCCGGACTCGAGTGGGTTGTTCTCCGCCGATGACGTACGGATCGTCAGCACGGCGGCTTCGTTGGCTGAATTCGGTCTTGATGGACGCCACCTGAAAGCCCTTCGTAACGCTGCAGGCAGGCAAGCGGACATGGTGGCAAAGGTCGTTGACCCTGTTGCGAAGTCGGGTAAAGCCTCCGCAAAGCAGGAAGCTGACGAGCTCGGGCAGCAGGTGGCCTCGCTTGTGGTGTCTTTGAACTCTGCCTTGGTGAAGAACGAGCTGCGCCGCGGGCTAGGGGCGTAG
- the odhI gene encoding oxoglutarate dehydrogenase inhibitor Odhl, protein MSENTGTPEAQVETTSVFRADLLKEMETGATASDNVGGVEGLPEGAALLVVKRGPNAGARFLLDRDTTTAGRHPEADIFLDDVTVSRRHAEFRRNSGEFEVVDVGSLNGTYVNREPRNSQALSTGDEIQIGKFRLVFISESE, encoded by the coding sequence ATGAGCGAGAACACCGGTACGCCGGAGGCACAGGTAGAAACCACTTCGGTATTCCGTGCCGATCTTCTGAAGGAGATGGAGACGGGAGCTACCGCCTCTGACAACGTCGGTGGCGTGGAGGGCCTGCCGGAAGGCGCAGCCCTCCTCGTTGTGAAGCGTGGCCCGAACGCAGGTGCCCGCTTCCTGCTGGACCGTGACACCACCACCGCAGGCCGCCACCCCGAGGCAGACATCTTCCTCGATGACGTGACTGTGTCCCGCCGTCACGCTGAGTTCCGCCGCAATTCCGGCGAGTTCGAGGTCGTCGACGTCGGATCCCTCAACGGCACCTACGTTAACCGCGAGCCGCGCAACTCCCAGGCGCTGTCTACCGGCGACGAAATTCAGATCGGCAAGTTCCGCCTCGTTTTCATCTCTGAATCTGAGTAA
- the secA2 gene encoding accessory Sec system translocase SecA2 encodes MGKFDWFWKAMGSTSERNDKKSKGIVATAHELMPAYEGRSDAELAKEIRATVVDGQIQKKPEFLAILSVASARTLGMTPFNVQNQAVLRLLEGDVIQMATGEGKTLVGAMAATGFALTGKRVHVITVNNYLAQRDAEWMRPLVEFFGLKVGFVTESSEREDRVESYRADVVYAPVAEIGFDHLRDNQITSRGQTVQARADVALVDEADSVLVDEALVPLVLAGSKPGEQATGQITEAVSHLREGIDYTIDADRRNVFLTDDGAAKVEKSLGIDSLYSDGNIGTILVRVNLALHAKALLIRDVHYIVQDGKIDLVDASRGRVAELQRWPDGLQAAVEAKEGLDVSEGGRILDSITLQALMRRYPLVCGMTGTAVEATDQLRQFYDLRVSVIERAKPLQRFDEQDRVYVTMDEKFKAIVAEIAHLHETGQPVLVGTHDVAESEALADALMQRGIEVNVLNAKNDAEEARIVAEAGDLGRVTVSTQMAGRGTDIRLGGADEADHDAVAELGGLAVIGTARHRTARLDNQLRGRAGRQGDPGLSLFFVSLEDDIVAAGGADEKISAQPDADGRVDAKRIHDFVAHCQRVTEGQLLEIHAQTWKYNQLLADHRAIIDERRGILLDTDRAWVELSQRAPEKAAEVEAAGVDKHVREQAAREIMLFHLDDEWSEHLAHMDDVRESIHLRAIARETPLTEYHRIAVREFKELAQRAVDRAVDTFEQVLIDDRGAHLANAGWKRPSATWTYMVSDNPLAGGGNSVISGIASMFR; translated from the coding sequence ATGGGTAAGTTTGACTGGTTCTGGAAAGCGATGGGCTCTACGTCTGAGCGCAACGACAAGAAGTCGAAAGGCATTGTCGCTACCGCGCACGAGCTCATGCCTGCGTACGAGGGGCGCAGTGATGCGGAGCTCGCCAAGGAGATCCGGGCAACCGTTGTGGACGGGCAGATTCAGAAGAAGCCAGAGTTTCTCGCCATTCTTTCTGTGGCCTCAGCCCGCACGTTGGGGATGACGCCGTTCAACGTGCAGAATCAAGCGGTACTGCGTCTGCTCGAAGGCGACGTGATTCAGATGGCCACCGGTGAAGGCAAGACGCTCGTGGGTGCGATGGCTGCCACGGGCTTCGCACTCACTGGCAAGCGTGTGCACGTCATCACCGTGAACAACTACCTCGCGCAGCGTGACGCGGAGTGGATGCGCCCGCTCGTCGAATTCTTCGGGCTCAAGGTGGGCTTTGTCACCGAATCGAGCGAGCGCGAAGACCGGGTTGAATCGTACAGGGCGGACGTAGTCTACGCGCCAGTTGCGGAAATCGGATTTGACCACCTGCGCGACAACCAAATCACGAGTCGCGGCCAGACTGTTCAGGCGCGAGCTGACGTTGCGCTTGTCGACGAAGCAGACAGCGTGCTTGTCGACGAAGCCTTAGTCCCGCTCGTCCTCGCCGGTTCCAAGCCAGGAGAGCAGGCTACCGGGCAGATCACGGAAGCTGTTTCCCATTTGAGGGAGGGGATCGACTACACGATCGATGCGGATCGCCGCAATGTGTTCCTGACCGACGACGGCGCCGCCAAGGTGGAGAAGTCTCTCGGTATTGACTCGCTGTATTCGGATGGGAACATCGGCACGATTCTCGTCCGCGTCAACCTCGCATTGCACGCGAAAGCGCTGCTCATCCGCGATGTCCACTACATCGTTCAGGACGGCAAGATCGACCTAGTGGATGCCTCCCGTGGTCGCGTCGCTGAGCTACAACGCTGGCCCGACGGTTTGCAGGCGGCTGTCGAAGCGAAGGAAGGACTCGATGTCAGTGAGGGCGGCCGCATCCTCGACTCCATCACGCTCCAGGCACTGATGCGCCGTTACCCGCTCGTGTGCGGGATGACAGGTACTGCGGTGGAGGCGACGGATCAACTGCGCCAGTTCTACGATCTGCGCGTCTCGGTCATCGAGCGGGCTAAGCCCCTGCAACGTTTCGACGAGCAGGATCGCGTCTACGTCACCATGGATGAGAAGTTCAAAGCCATCGTCGCCGAGATTGCCCACCTTCATGAAACGGGGCAGCCAGTGCTCGTCGGCACGCACGACGTGGCTGAGTCTGAGGCTCTTGCTGACGCTTTGATGCAGCGCGGCATCGAGGTCAACGTGCTCAACGCCAAGAACGATGCGGAGGAGGCGCGCATCGTGGCAGAAGCGGGCGATCTGGGCCGCGTCACGGTGTCGACGCAGATGGCCGGACGAGGTACCGACATTCGCCTGGGCGGCGCTGACGAGGCCGACCACGACGCCGTTGCGGAACTCGGTGGACTAGCGGTGATCGGTACGGCCCGCCACCGCACAGCGCGCCTGGACAATCAGCTCCGTGGCCGCGCGGGACGCCAGGGCGATCCTGGCTTGAGTTTGTTCTTCGTGTCCCTCGAAGATGACATCGTGGCCGCGGGTGGAGCGGACGAGAAGATCTCTGCGCAGCCCGATGCCGATGGCCGGGTGGACGCAAAACGCATCCACGACTTCGTGGCTCACTGCCAGCGTGTCACTGAAGGCCAACTGCTGGAAATCCACGCGCAGACGTGGAAGTACAACCAGCTCCTTGCAGATCACCGGGCTATTATCGACGAGCGCCGCGGCATCCTCTTGGACACCGACCGTGCATGGGTCGAACTGTCGCAGCGTGCGCCGGAGAAGGCTGCGGAGGTCGAGGCTGCGGGCGTCGATAAGCATGTGCGTGAACAGGCCGCGCGCGAGATCATGCTTTTCCACCTCGACGACGAATGGTCCGAGCATCTGGCCCATATGGACGATGTCCGCGAGTCCATCCACCTGCGGGCCATCGCGCGCGAAACCCCGCTGACCGAGTATCACCGAATTGCCGTGCGGGAGTTCAAGGAGCTGGCACAACGCGCTGTCGATCGTGCCGTTGACACCTTTGAGCAGGTGCTTATCGACGACCGCGGCGCCCACCTCGCTAACGCCGGCTGGAAGCGCCCGAGCGCAACGTGGACCTACATGGTGTCCGACAACCCGCTCGCCGGGGGAGGAAATTCGGTCATCTCTGGGATAGCCAGCATGTTCCGGTAG